A DNA window from Leopardus geoffroyi isolate Oge1 chromosome A1, O.geoffroyi_Oge1_pat1.0, whole genome shotgun sequence contains the following coding sequences:
- the LOC123576033 gene encoding olfactory receptor 2A12-like: MAQKNFSTITELVLVGFSNHPQAEIPLFFLFSVVYLVNLFGNIALIILVAIDSCLQTPMYFFLCHLAFLNIFYTTTVVPKMLFNLLASKKVISYEFCLAQTYISLLMGAAECIILAIMALDRYVAICDPLRYLLIMNWSMCVQLILGAWTISFFASVVPLYFTILPLCGPYIVDHIFCEVPVLLHMFCADTSLQETMMVIGASGTVLLPFFLITLSYLRILVAVMRMHSTEGRKKAFSTCSSHLTVVTVYYGTGIFMYMRPKSLYSAEGDKLISLFYAVINPALNPLIYSLRNKEVNGALKIVLERWPVSQGK, translated from the coding sequence ATGGCTCAGAAAAATTTCAGCACCATCACCGAGTTGGTTCTTGTTGGGTTTTCAAATCACCCACAAGCTGAGattcccctcttcttcctcttctctgtggtCTACCTGGTCAATCTCTTTGGAAACATAGCTCTTATCATTTTAGTGGCAATTGATTCCTGTCTCCAGACAcccatgtattttttcctctgccACTTGGCCTTTCTGAACATATTTTACACCACAACTGTGGTCCCCAAGATGCTCTTCAACCTCCTTGCCTCTAAGAAAGTTATCTCTTATGAATTCTGTCTTGCCCAGACCTATATCTCCCTGTTGATGGGAGCAGCTGAATGCATTATTTTGGCAATCATGGCTCTGGACCGTTATGTGGCCATTTGTGACCCTCTGCGATACCTGCTTATTATGAACTGGTCTATGTGTGTGCAGCTCATTCTGGGAGCATGGACCATCAGTTTCTTTGCTTCAGTGGTGCCCCTCTACTTCACCATACTTCCCTTATGTGGCCCTTATATTGTTGACCATATTTTTTGTGAAGTACCTGTTCTTCTTCATATGTTCTGTGCTGATACATCTCTGCAGGAGACAATGATGGTTATAGGTGCATCTGGTACCGTCTTGCTCCCCTTCTTCCTTATTACTCTCTCTTACCTACGCATACTGGTTGCTGTGATGAGGATGCACTcaacagagggaaggaaaaaggctttCTCTACCTGCAGCTCCCATCTCACTGTGGTTACCGTTTATTATGGGACAGGTATATTCATGTACATGAGACCTAAATCTCTATATTCAGCTGAGGGTGATAAATTGATTTCCCTTTTCTATGCTGTCATCAATCCTGCTTTGAACCCACTAATCTATAGTCTGAGGAACAAGGAAGTGAATGGGGCTTTGAAGATAGTCTTAGAAAGATGGCCAGTGTCTCAAGGCAAATGA
- the LOC123576294 gene encoding olfactory receptor 6M1-like yields MDYTNKSTVTEFILLGFQNEKEVEILLFSAFLLMYMTSLIGNTMIILLVCGDYRLHSPMYFFVANLSFLEVAITSTVVPKMLANTFSLTKAISFMGCLTQSFFYFLLGSTEFFILVVMSFDRYIAICNPLRYAIIMNKQTCILLLLGSYLGGFLSILAPSILTASLPFCGPNIINHFFCDSGPVLKLVCADIALAELADFISSAMLLLGSLLFTGVSYMYIIITILRIPSVQGRQKAFSTCVSHITVVTLYYGSSIFIYVRPKKSDVMDVNKFATVLNTIVTPMLNPFIYSLRNEKVKESLKDASSKYICMLINLKPQQ; encoded by the coding sequence ATGGATTATACAAACAAGTCCACAGTCACTGAGTTTATTCTTCTGGGGTTTCAGAATGAGAAGGAAGtagaaattcttcttttttctgcatTCTTGCTCATGTATATGACGTCTCTGATTGGCAACACCATGATCATCCTTTTGGTGTGTGGTGACTACCGTCTGCATTCACCCATGTATTTCTTTGTAGCCAATCTTTCCTTCCTTGAAGTCGCCATCACCTCCACAGTGGTGCCTAAGATGCTAGCAAACACATTTTCCCTCACCAAAGCAATATCCTTCATGGGATGTCTCACGCAATCTTTCTTTTACTTCCTCTTGGGATCCACGGAATTCTTCATCCTGGTCGTCATGTCATTTGATCGATACATTGCCATCTGCAACCCATTGAGGTATGCCATCATCATGAACAAACAGACATGCATATTGTTGCTTCTGGGATCCTATTTAGGTGGATTTTTGTCAATTTTAGCACCATCAATCTTAACTGCTTCTCTGCCCTTTTGTGGACCAAATATTATCAATCACTTCTTTTGTGACAGTGGCCCTGTGCTAAAGCTGGTCTGTGCAGATATCGCTCTGGCTGAGCTGGCTGACTTTATCTCCTCTGCTATGTTGCTCTTGGGCTCCTTGCTCTTCACAGGAGTGTCTTACATgtacattattattactatcctTAGAATTCCTTCTGTCCAGGGACGGCAGAAAGCTTTCTCCACTTGTGTTTCACACATCACTGTTGTGACACTTTATTATGGAAGCTCCATCTTTATTTACGTCCGCCCAAAAAAGAGTGATGTGATGGATGTTAACAAATTTGCCACAGTGCTGAACACCATTGTAACGCCGATGTTGAACCCTTTTATCTACAGCCTTCGAAATGAAAAAGTCAAAGAATCCCTGAAAGATGCCTCCAGTAAGTATATATGTATGCTAATAAATTTAAAACCTCAACAATGA